The Lutibacter sp. A64 genome segment TAAAATAAAGGTTTTTTACTTGTTAATTACAATTAGCTAGACTTACAATTTGTAATTGCACTTAAAAAGTGTAATTACTATAATAATTAAGTTGACAAAAAAATAAAAAACTCTAAAGCTATCGTCTTGAGGATTGAATCCAACAGCACTACACTTTAGAGTTTATTGTATTTTAAAGAGTTTCCCGAAAAATATTCTACAAAAAGAATTAATAGGTTTTTAAATGTTGTATTGTTGAAATTAAGATATAAACAATTGTAAATAAATAACTTAAACCTTAACAAGTATTCAACATTATGTCAACAATTAAACTTTCACAAAATAACTTTTTTTCAAGGTCTTTAATTGTTGCGCTTTTGTTGTATTAAAGTTGCATTATAAAATACTGATATTTATATAATTACAACTTTAAATCAACAAATCAACAGAATTTTATGTTTTTATAAAATCCTCTTTATTAAAAGTAAAATACCTTCCTTTTTGCTTAACTTCATCTGTAATAAAATCACCACTTATTGTTTGATGCGTTAAAAAATATTTTGGATAAGATCCATTTTTACTCTCCAAACCAAAATGATTTTTTAAAACCTCCGATATTTTTGAAGTTGATGCTCTTATATTACTTTTTGATAAGATTTCTAATAAATCACCCAAGGAATATTTTAACTCATCTACTTCAAACTTAATAAAGCTATCGATTAATATTTCTTCAATTTCTTTATTTAAATAGGTTTTATTTCCTTTAATTAATTTAGATAAGGCAACGGTGTAAATCTGCTCTTTACTAAACCACATTCTGGTTTTTTTAGAAGATTTAATTCTGCGCTGGTTTAAATAATTCATAAAATAAGGAAGCTCTTTTTCAAGGTCTTTTAATAAATCTGGATTTTCATTTACATCAGGCAGCGTTGGAACTGTAAGCACCCAATACCTAATTTCATCCTTATCTACTATAATAAAATTCTCTTCATTATTAGAACACAAAATAAATTTACCAAAGAAAAACCCTTCAGATTTATCTATACCTTTTGATTCGGTTTTAAAACTTTGTGCGGTGGATAAATTTTTAATCCGTTCGCTATCTTCTCTTTTATCCAGTAATACTTCATCAACTGCAATTATTAATTTTGAAGCCCA includes the following:
- a CDS encoding primase-helicase family protein, giving the protein MSEYLRIGTDYYKKGQKPLCSGDTYNTLLKWKKSEIITDEGKEALNTIKKYDGFCCIPSHTNYHQEIKGFYNEFEKVEHNFLMGDFPKTKAFLKHIFGEQYNLGIDYLTILWKHPTQVLPILCLVSEKRKTGKTTFLNWLKLVFQGNMTINKNEDFRSRFNSDWASKLIIAVDEVLLDKREDSERIKNLSTAQSFKTESKGIDKSEGFFFGKFILCSNNEENFIIVDKDEIRYWVLTVPTLPDVNENPDLLKDLEKELPYFMNYLNQRRIKSSKKTRMWFSKEQIYTVALSKLIKGNKTYLNKEIEEILIDSFIKFEVDELKYSLGDLLEILSKSNIRASTSKISEVLKNHFGLESKNGSYPKYFLTHQTISGDFITDEVKQKGRYFTFNKEDFIKT